The stretch of DNA tccaaagttaaaaaaaaggaatcctGTGCTTTTTTCCAGACCTTTGCAACTAGACATCTTTTTCATGCATCTTGTATGTATATCACGAGTCGTTTTACTCCTACCTGAGGCACAAAGAGCATGCAGTTGGTAGCCAGAGTGCAGATGAGAATGGCTCCAGCCACGGTGCTGTAGACGAGGTTGGGCCAGGCCTGCAGGAAGATAGACACCGGGACGGCCACTGCAGAGGAAAGTGTGACCAGAGTCACCATTGTTATGATGGTAGGAGACTGGTTGACAGGAGGGTGGCTGACATTGCTTGTAAGCCCAGCTAGATAAGTCCCGTAGAGGAGAAGACAACCCTACAAGAGAAATGCAGGCACAAAGTAAAGACAAAGGACAAGGAAAATGTTGTGGTCTGTCAGACTCCAGTAAGTACAGGAGATGCAGTTTGTCTTTTCTAAATAAAGAGatacatgaaataaaatctaaatgaaCAAATCCTTTTACCATAACAACAAAGGAACTCAACACAGCTTATTATAACAGTATTCTATCATTGCATTTCAACAGAACAGAGTTTACTGACCTTCTGTACAGCAATGATGACAACCCACATAGTTGAGTATACAGAGGAACAGGTGTCCAGCTGAGACAAAGAGTATGAAACGTCTCTTTCCACCACCTAAATCAggaaaaatcaaaatcaaatagTGTCAACCAGTTGAAACCACCAACTTGTCTATAACTCATTGCATTAAAAAGATGATGAGGGAGTTTCTTGTGCTTTATATTGTAATCCTCACACTGTAATCAAACAAAACCAAAGTTTAACAACTTGCTTTCCAGCCCAATATCAAACATAATGTTCTACCTTGACAACAGCGCCAACAGATCGTGAACACTTGATGGGGTCTGTGAGGTTCCAGGCTGTGAGAACCAGCATGTCCACCAGGATCAACAGAGCCACCAGGCCCATCAGCTGGATGTCTCGGATGATCTGAGATGGAAAATAGAGTTGCATCAATGTCATACAGGTACAaaaataaattagttttatttagcttttgaaaaaataatcttCAAAAAATGTTAATGCTCCCATATTGTGTTCATCATAAGGTTCATAATTTTACTTTAGGGGTCTGCTGAAAgaagtttgaatgttttattcttaaaaaaaaccccacattgttctctgctgcagcacctctatccaccctctgtctgaacgctccgttttagtgcctgtctctttaatgcCAAAAACCCCAGTctgccctgattggtcagctcacacaggcctgagcaggcaccgcccaTGGTATAACCCCATTAGCTCTGCAAGTGTTTTTGCGTTTGTTGCAGGGGCTTGGCTGTGGGCAGTGACTGTATAGTCGTTTGTGACATCGCAACCATACAGAGGTCCTGACGGCTCATTTTTACAGGCACAGCTTCTGAATATGGGCTGTTTGCATTTCACTGTGGATTGAGcatttaaattcttttttatATAGCACTTAGACTTGCTTCATAATGAAAATTCCAtggaaatctcactttctacaatatgggacctttaataatGGTAAGACATTTTATGCAAAATTTCCTGAATCCATTACACTGACTACACAATAATAATTTGACCACTGCCATTGGCCAAATTTCCAGATTTCTAGATATCTTACTCGCAATTAAAGAAACTGATGCACAAACAAGCAAGATCAAAAATATGGTATAAGTGGATGCGATATGAAGATAactataattttattttaagatacATATACATATTGACTACGAAGGTTATAAATATCAGCAGTAACAAAAAATACCTGATCCCACAGCCTTAAGATGTTTGCCATGCATCACCCTCTGCtattttattcaaataaaacCCCCCTCAAAATAAGTCTGTGTAAAAATACCACCCAGAAtcagagaaacaaaaatgtcctctgAACACCCATTTAAAATATAATCGATGCATCCTGAAGCAACTGgaagacaaaaataaacccAATACAGCACTGGAGCATGCTTACCACTCTCTTGTCAGGCACTCGCTGGGTGAACACTCTGTACAGTCTCCATGTTTTCCCCAAAATTGGGCCAAACACCAGGGTACTGCCCACACAAAGAGTCCAGACCCGAGCCTGTAGGAGACAGCTCTGCATAACTATCCAACATTTATCCAACAATATAATGGGGGGTTGAAGGAGACTGTGGCTTACTTGTAGCACAGCTGTAGATGCTCCACCTTGTGAGTGTGTTCCTTCATCAACGGCAAACAGGAAGCCGCTGCTGTAGGTGAGGAAGCTTCCAAAGAGAGTCAAGACATTCAGGTTGGGACTGGACATCTTCACTATCCTGATGAGgcaaaacatgcaaaaataCAACTGATTCATTAATTTCTGAAGAAAGCTCTTTAATGTGAACCTACGTGTTTCCCTTTGTAGTCTACCTGTTGTTTTTGAAGCgcagggtgaagaggaggaagcagaAAGCCAGCAGGATGCCACAGGAGAGAAGCGTCCACACCACAGCACTTAACaccggagagagagagcgcctCGGGAGCTCCACTgctacctgcacacacacaaatgcacatgcAGACCTCTTAAAATTAATCCTTAAGTATCACAGATTGTAACTTACAAGCATGTGCATAATTTGGttattgttttatgtgttcTGTAAATGatggatgaaataaaaagatgtaCAGGATTCAGATGATTAAGCAGTCTTTATTCAggcaaacaacaacacacatcaggcTAGACCTCTGCTAACtgagaaaactgaaaatgagaaataataaaatagttgAAAACAGTCAAGCAATAGAAAGAGATTAAATGTTGACAGATTTTGGACACTGTGTTTATACGATATCGGCATGTTGGTGATGTCGCGACACAACCAGGACTGTCTTTACCAATCAGCAAAAAGCAACAACGTCTACAAgttgcggtggttagtgatggGCTGATGGACGATGATCGGGTTCAAATAGACACAGCACTACAGATGTGTTTGAAAGACTATCTTCACCTATGTGCATATTTTTTCAGTCTCTTCCCCAAGTTGCgagacaaaaacatgaatgGTCAGTTGAAATGTAACGAGGAACAACAAAGCGATATCGGATCATGCTGCAGCATTGACGGATGAGATGACCAGAGGAGCAGAGTTGACCCCACAATGATTCCGGCGGGGGTTAAAGTAGGGGAAAAGTCTTTCATTGAACGAGTATCCAGTAAAGGAATAGATATGACTAGCAGCGTCCACGTTGTAGAAGGAAACCTGCCCCCACTCCATATCCACATACACGCCGACTCTCTGGGGATTCTCGACCAGCGGCACACATACGGGAGTGGTGCCGAGGACCCAGTAGCTGTTGTCCTTTCTCATCCCCAGGGCCCAGTAGCCACTTTCAGGGTTCAGCATATTTCCCCCTTTTCTGTTGACGGATTCGAGGCCAACTCCAATATCCCACTCTGTCTTCCCTTTCACCAGGACCTCATAGTAGAACCTGCCAGAGGAGAAACCCTCCTTTCCCAAAACGCTGACACCTGGGTAGAATCTCTCCGGGTTGTTCGGGAGGCTCAGcgctatgtcacaatgaaagaCCTGTTTCTTGTTCTCAGACAGCACCAGTTTGGGATGAGCCGTGTCGGGGTCCAAAGTCACATCCACAGCACACTGCTGAGCCCTCTGAAATTCGGTTACGCAAAGCCTCTTCACCTCAGCTTTTACCGCCTCCTCCAACTGACACACTGCTCTCCTGAGAGCTCTCCTCATCGTGCCGACATACACAGCACTCTCTGCACAGGTGTCTGACCAGTCTTTGGTGGCCGGCAGTGTGGAGACAGCTGGAAAGCTCTGGAGAAGGTAGAGGTCGTCCTTTGTGTCGCAGAGCTGCTCCAGCTCAGCATTTCTCTGCCTCAGCTCGTcaatctcctgctccagctccgTGATGAGGGCTTTGGCCCTGCTTTCAACTTGCGTCTGCTTTTCAGTGatcacctccaccacctcagTATGCGCTCTCTGGACAAGTAGGAGCAGTTTGTTGAAGACTTGTGAACTCTCCTCAATCTCTCTTTCCGTGTTTCCCCTGCTGAGCTGAACGGTGTGATTgattttgctgattttctgCAGTCTGACGTTGATCATTTCTCCCACCTCTGCATTTATCCTTCCAATTTGAGCTCTCTTGTTTCTACTCTCATCCTCTATAGGCACAGTGTGATGAGCACTGTGCTCTTTCTTGACGCAGATTTGGCACACATACATCTGGTCGGTGTTACAGAACCTGTCCAGGATTTTCTCGTGTTTCTTACACACTCTGTCTTGCATGTTCATCACGGGATCAATCAGGTGGTGTTTCTTGAAGGTGCCTAGAACATGATGgggctccaggtgagtctcacagaaGGAGGCCAAGCAGTCCTGGCAGGATTTAAGAGCCCTGACTCTCTttccaacacacacatcacacgaAACGCCCCCTTTATGGCCGGAATATTGGTCAACAGAACTGGCATCATTTTCGTCTTCCTTTACCAACGACTTCTTGAACTGAGACGCCAACTCGGATATGAAGGTGTTAACTTTGAGCTCGGGCCTCCTGTAGAACTTCTGCTTGCATACCGGGCACTGCGACAGATTAGCAGTATGCCAGTATCCTTGTATGCAGTCCCTGCAGAAGTTGTGCCCACAGGGAGTAGAGACGGGCTGGTTGAACATATCCAGACAGATGGGGCAAAGAAGCTGCTCCTCAGACAGCACACTGCCAGCAGTAGCCATATCTGGGAACACATCCAGAAAGAGAAGCAGGTGGGACCTTATGGAATCAACTGGCTccagtccctttttttttttctttacactaTACTTCTTTACACTATACTGTTTAGAAACAGTTGTGCCTTGTGATCCGCCTATGTCCACAAATAGTAACAAATGCATGGTGTTAAATTTCATCACAGCACATTTCATTTTAGCAGAACAGTTCTCAAGTCTACTGAGTTCAACAGAGAATAATGAAGAGAAAGTATTAggacattaaaacaaaataaaactgaacattaaaatacaatctTGTCACATAGCCATTACCATAACAAAGCAAACACAGTGCTCGCACTGTTCC from Sparus aurata chromosome 9, fSpaAur1.1, whole genome shotgun sequence encodes:
- the LOC115587784 gene encoding E3 ubiquitin-protein ligase TRIM21-like; translation: MATAGSVLSEEQLLCPICLDMFNQPVSTPCGHNFCRDCIQGYWHTANLSQCPVCKQKFYRRPELKVNTFISELASQFKKSLVKEDENDASSVDQYSGHKGGVSCDVCVGKRVRALKSCQDCLASFCETHLEPHHVLGTFKKHHLIDPVMNMQDRVCKKHEKILDRFCNTDQMYVCQICVKKEHSAHHTVPIEDESRNKRAQIGRINAEVGEMINVRLQKISKINHTVQLSRGNTEREIEESSQVFNKLLLLVQRAHTEVVEVITEKQTQVESRAKALITELEQEIDELRQRNAELEQLCDTKDDLYLLQSFPAVSTLPATKDWSDTCAESAVYVGTMRRALRRAVCQLEEAVKAEVKRLCVTEFQRAQQCAVDVTLDPDTAHPKLVLSENKKQVFHCDIALSLPNNPERFYPGVSVLGKEGFSSGRFYYEVLVKGKTEWDIGVGLESVNRKGGNMLNPESGYWALGMRKDNSYWVLGTTPVCVPLVENPQRVGVYVDMEWGQVSFYNVDAASHIYSFTGYSFNERLFPYFNPRRNHCGVNSAPLVISSVNAAA